The Terriglobales bacterium genome window below encodes:
- a CDS encoding peptidoglycan DD-metalloendopeptidase family protein produces the protein MQVRQRHLSILVVLIAVAALAAAVHTRVAAEAGVEREAALARQDIPQLAARRTVLTQSAVEPGQNFSDVLAGLGLDGPTTYHMVQAAQPVFPLRQLRPGHRVALGRSGLGALRFVRYQIDPEHILWIVPQEKDFQAHVETISTTTEVAGVSGAVNGSLWQAVLDAGETPELAMRLAAIFGFDLDFYSDTRPGDTFRLALEKKRFSNGATAGYGRILAAEYVNGGKAYRAVLFHDAEGQPAYYKDDGASLQKAFLRSPLKYAAPITSHFSQHRFHPILHEYRAHLGTDYGAPVGTPVQTIGSGRVIYAGRKGGDGILVEIQHANSYQTYYLHLSQALVRVGQHVEQGQLIGRVGATGLATGPHLDFRIAQKGKFMNFEKLRLQLPPANPVSKKDWPEFAQVRDQELGQLPAAPATQAGVARRAAALAASANGR, from the coding sequence GTGCAAGTTCGTCAGCGGCATCTTTCCATTCTGGTTGTGCTGATCGCGGTGGCCGCGCTGGCCGCTGCGGTACACACGCGGGTCGCCGCGGAAGCCGGCGTGGAGCGCGAAGCTGCGCTGGCGCGGCAAGACATTCCCCAACTGGCGGCGCGGCGCACCGTGCTCACCCAGAGCGCGGTCGAACCCGGACAGAACTTCAGCGACGTGCTCGCGGGTCTCGGCCTGGACGGTCCGACCACCTACCACATGGTGCAGGCAGCCCAGCCGGTCTTCCCGCTGCGGCAGCTCCGCCCGGGGCATCGCGTGGCCCTGGGACGTTCCGGCCTGGGCGCGCTGCGCTTCGTCCGCTACCAGATCGATCCCGAGCACATCCTCTGGATCGTCCCCCAGGAAAAAGACTTCCAGGCGCACGTCGAGACCATCTCCACTACCACCGAAGTGGCCGGGGTCAGCGGCGCGGTGAACGGCTCGCTGTGGCAGGCGGTGCTCGATGCCGGGGAGACGCCCGAGCTGGCCATGCGCCTGGCCGCCATCTTCGGCTTCGACCTCGACTTCTACAGCGACACGCGGCCCGGCGACACCTTCCGCCTGGCGCTGGAGAAGAAGCGCTTCTCCAACGGCGCCACCGCGGGCTACGGGCGCATCCTGGCGGCGGAGTACGTCAACGGCGGCAAGGCTTACCGCGCCGTGCTCTTCCACGACGCCGAAGGCCAGCCCGCCTACTACAAGGACGACGGCGCCTCGCTGCAGAAGGCCTTCCTGCGCTCGCCCTTGAAGTACGCGGCGCCCATCACCTCGCACTTCAGCCAGCACCGCTTCCATCCCATCCTGCACGAGTACCGCGCGCATCTGGGCACCGACTACGGCGCGCCCGTGGGCACGCCGGTGCAGACCATCGGGTCAGGGCGCGTGATCTACGCTGGGCGCAAAGGCGGCGACGGCATCCTGGTGGAAATCCAGCACGCCAACAGCTACCAGACCTATTACCTGCACCTCTCGCAGGCGCTGGTGCGCGTCGGGCAGCACGTGGAGCAGGGACAACTGATCGGGCGGGTGGGCGCCACCGGGCTGGCCACCGGACCGCACCTGGACTTCCGCATCGCGCAGAAGGGCAAGTTCATGAACTTCGAGAAGCTGCGGCTGCAGTTGCCGCCGGCCAACCCGGTGTCGAAGAAGGACTGGCCGGAGTTCGCGCAGGTGCGCGACCAGGAACTGGGGCAGTTGCCGGCAGCGCCGGCCACGCAGGCGGGCGTGGCGCGGCGCGCGGCCGCCCTGGCGGCCTCGGCCAACGGGCGCTAG